One part of the Gammaproteobacteria bacterium genome encodes these proteins:
- a CDS encoding NAD-dependent epimerase/dehydratase family protein — protein MDNLTVVTGASGHLGANLVRHLVADERPVRVVLLPDDPAPALAGLDIERVAGNVLDEQSLRVAFRGAATVFHLAGIISIEGGYGGKVVAVNVGGVHNAAEAALAEGVNRFVHCSSIHAFAPLPLRRAVDERRARPLNGGRAAYDQSKAAGEMALRKAVERGLDAVTINPTGVIGPYDFQPSRMGRVLLMMRAGRLPVLPDGGFNWVDVRDVAEALLLGETKGRSGESYIAAGHWQSMRDLAELVAAVTGARVPPVIPMGLVRFGAPLVGFVYRRLGREPLFTSESVRALRTYRHIDHAKATRTLGYMPRPTRDTIEDVFRWFAEAGVIERVRAPRLSARASLRAWWGSVGRKGVRRQSM, from the coding sequence TTGGACAACCTCACCGTCGTCACCGGAGCATCCGGACATCTGGGCGCCAACCTCGTCCGGCACCTCGTCGCCGACGAGCGCCCGGTTCGGGTGGTGCTGCTTCCGGACGATCCCGCTCCGGCTCTTGCCGGACTCGACATCGAACGTGTCGCAGGCAACGTACTCGACGAGCAGTCGCTGCGTGTGGCGTTCCGAGGCGCTGCCACGGTCTTTCACTTGGCAGGGATCATCTCCATCGAGGGCGGCTACGGCGGAAAGGTCGTCGCCGTGAACGTCGGAGGGGTCCACAACGCCGCAGAAGCCGCTCTGGCCGAAGGGGTGAATCGATTCGTGCACTGCTCGTCGATTCACGCGTTCGCCCCGCTGCCGTTGCGCCGAGCCGTCGACGAGCGCCGCGCCCGTCCCTTGAACGGCGGGCGTGCCGCCTACGACCAATCGAAAGCAGCCGGTGAGATGGCGTTGCGCAAGGCGGTCGAACGGGGTCTCGACGCCGTGACCATCAACCCGACCGGCGTGATCGGACCGTATGACTTCCAGCCGTCGCGTATGGGCCGGGTCCTGCTGATGATGCGTGCGGGGCGGTTGCCGGTGCTTCCCGACGGTGGGTTCAACTGGGTCGACGTGCGCGACGTCGCCGAAGCCCTGCTGCTCGGCGAGACAAAAGGCCGCTCCGGTGAGTCCTACATCGCTGCCGGCCACTGGCAGTCGATGCGCGACCTCGCGGAGCTGGTCGCTGCAGTGACCGGGGCGCGTGTTCCTCCGGTCATCCCGATGGGTCTCGTCAGGTTCGGCGCTCCCCTCGTCGGATTCGTCTACCGTCGCCTGGGGAGGGAACCACTGTTCACCTCCGAGTCGGTCCGGGCCCTACGCACCTACCGTCACATCGACCACGCCAAAGCGACGAGGACGCTCGGGTACATGCCTCGTCCGACTCGCGACACGATCGAAGACGTCTTCCGCTGGTTCGCGGAGGCGGGTGTGATCGAACGCGTGAGGGCACCGAGGCTCAGTGCCCGAGCGTCCCTGCGAGCGTGGTGGGGGAGTGTCGGTCGCAAGGGAGTCCGTCGACAGTCGATGTGA
- a CDS encoding MFS transporter, whose amino-acid sequence MPRLLTRRFSLAWLANLAQAMAWALFIHFPGFLLGLGASEVEIGLLVGLTALASVIVRPWVGQAMDIYGRRPVIIAGNLGNIATLALYLTVTGLGPWIYVVQILHGIATALLFTSLFTYGADQVPSARRTEGLALFGVSGLLPIALGGLLGDVILEAGTFTHLFLTALGFAGLALLLSLPLHDAPKGTSAPMRFWASVTAPSLRPLWWLTFVFAVALTAYFTFLKTFVVETGIGSVGAFFAAYSSIAIALRLFGGSLPDRVGQMKVLYPALASATIGFIVLALAGGGGAVVAAGLLCGAGHAYAFPIMLALVVTRSRTADRGSAIAIFTGLFDLGALIGAPVLGAAIHYGNYPTMFFAVAAWTLLGTVVFARWDRRRMRAQPSSSMPK is encoded by the coding sequence ATGCCCAGACTGCTGACGAGACGTTTCTCCCTTGCGTGGCTTGCGAACCTCGCCCAGGCAATGGCATGGGCACTGTTCATCCACTTCCCCGGATTCCTGCTCGGGCTCGGGGCGAGCGAGGTCGAGATCGGTCTGCTGGTGGGGCTCACCGCCCTGGCGTCGGTGATCGTTCGCCCGTGGGTGGGCCAGGCCATGGACATCTACGGACGTCGCCCCGTGATCATCGCCGGGAACCTGGGCAACATCGCCACGCTCGCCCTGTATCTGACGGTGACCGGCCTCGGCCCGTGGATCTACGTGGTACAGATCCTCCACGGCATCGCTACAGCTCTGTTGTTCACATCGCTGTTCACCTACGGTGCGGACCAGGTTCCATCTGCGAGGAGGACGGAGGGACTCGCCCTCTTCGGGGTCTCCGGGCTCTTGCCAATCGCCCTCGGTGGCCTGCTCGGCGACGTCATCCTCGAGGCCGGAACCTTCACCCACCTGTTTCTCACCGCACTCGGATTCGCCGGACTTGCCCTTCTCCTGTCCCTCCCACTTCACGATGCCCCCAAAGGGACGTCGGCCCCCATGCGCTTCTGGGCATCGGTGACAGCTCCCAGCCTGCGGCCGCTGTGGTGGTTGACATTCGTTTTTGCGGTAGCGCTCACCGCCTATTTCACATTCCTGAAGACGTTCGTGGTCGAGACCGGGATCGGGTCGGTTGGCGCATTCTTCGCCGCCTATTCGAGCATCGCGATCGCCCTGCGACTCTTCGGCGGCTCCCTCCCCGACCGGGTGGGTCAGATGAAGGTGCTGTACCCGGCGCTGGCCTCTGCAACGATCGGCTTCATCGTGCTCGCACTCGCCGGCGGCGGCGGCGCGGTGGTCGCTGCCGGTCTCCTGTGTGGGGCAGGGCATGCGTATGCGTTCCCCATCATGCTCGCACTGGTCGTGACCCGGTCACGGACCGCCGATCGCGGCTCTGCCATCGCTATCTTCACCGGTCTCTTCGACCTGGGAGCCCTCATCGGCGCGCCTGTACTCGGTGCGGCGATCCACTACGGCAACTACCCGACGATGTTCTTCGCCGTGGCGGCCTGGACGCTGCTGGGTACGGTCGTGTTCGCCCGCTGGGACCGGAGGCGGATGCGTGCCCAGCCTTCCTCGTCAATGCCGAAATGA
- a CDS encoding GNAT family N-acetyltransferase, translated as MYIRSMLPEDLEHVVAIYAEGLVTGQATFETSVPSPEAWEATHLPSCKLVAVDEDTVIGWAALSAVSNRCVYGGVAEASTYVAADRRGQGVGGALLDALITASEDEGYWTLQASTFPENESSLLLLQSRRFRIVGNRIRIGQHEGHWRDTVLLERRSTRVGV; from the coding sequence ATGTACATCCGCTCGATGCTGCCCGAGGACTTGGAGCACGTCGTCGCTATCTATGCGGAAGGTCTCGTTACCGGGCAAGCGACCTTTGAGACATCGGTCCCCTCGCCCGAAGCGTGGGAAGCGACGCATCTCCCTTCATGCAAGCTGGTCGCCGTGGACGAAGACACGGTGATCGGCTGGGCCGCACTCAGCGCGGTTTCGAATCGATGTGTCTACGGCGGCGTTGCCGAGGCGAGTACCTACGTCGCTGCGGACCGCCGCGGCCAGGGTGTGGGAGGTGCGCTCCTCGACGCGCTGATCACAGCATCGGAAGACGAAGGCTATTGGACCCTGCAAGCCAGCACGTTCCCCGAGAACGAGTCCAGCCTGCTGCTACTGCAGTCGCGAAGGTTCCGCATCGTCGGCAACCGGATCAGGATCGGGCAACACGAAGGCCACTGGCGCGACACCGTCCTACTCGAGCGGCGCAGTACCCGGGTGGGCGTCTGA
- a CDS encoding methylmalonyl-CoA mutase — protein sequence MPRRILIAKPGLDGHDRGAKVIARALRDAGNEVIYSGLHQTPEQIVDTAIQEDVDAIGLSVLSGAHMTLFPRVVQLLAEQGTNDIVVFGGGIIPDDDIAKLRDAGLSGIFTPGTPLSEITDWVASNIQEH from the coding sequence ATGCCACGCAGGATCCTGATCGCAAAGCCCGGTCTCGACGGGCACGACCGAGGGGCCAAGGTAATCGCCAGGGCGCTTCGGGATGCCGGTAATGAAGTGATCTACTCGGGTCTGCACCAGACCCCCGAACAGATCGTCGATACCGCCATCCAAGAAGACGTCGACGCGATCGGCTTGTCGGTACTCAGCGGTGCCCACATGACGCTGTTCCCACGCGTCGTACAACTCCTTGCTGAGCAGGGCACCAACGACATCGTCGTGTTCGGTGGCGGCATCATCCCCGATGATGACATCGCCAAGCTGAGAGACGCCGGTCTGTCCGGCATCTTCACGCCGGGCACACCGCTGTCGGAGATCACCGACTGGGTAGCGAGCAACATACAAGAACACTGA
- a CDS encoding MFS transporter, which yields MLTAITRLRSFTRDSRWFLAAATLWGFSFSITWLLLNFLFEGLGFSQSLVGIANAVPNLVALILALPLARLSERTGYVRMMRMGAFAAGLGLLGLALSHSIVPAMASVFLIGLGGMAFWVVPSPLMTALEPQANRTYLFSAQFAANLVAGFFGSLAGGWLPSFFAKIGGFDPKSLQAIQWTVMVAAVLYLITALPLWKLTEVRPAEPMEGKLWHIPRPARRIILILLVPNIFIGLGAGLIIPFLNIFVEGKFGVSYATLGAVFAWSQLGMAIAVMLQPIIAERFGKTVSIVIVQTLSLPFITMLGFSGSFAAVAIALFVRSALMNAANPIYAEFTMGQVREAWRPSLAAAEAMVWTAGWTVGPLLSGWIRSKLGFDVGFNVLFVAMLILYGAGIAYTWLVLRPIEKAGRPSDAHPGTAPLE from the coding sequence GTGCTCACCGCGATCACCCGGCTCCGATCGTTTACGCGCGACTCGCGCTGGTTCCTCGCTGCCGCGACGCTGTGGGGTTTCTCGTTCAGCATCACCTGGCTACTGCTGAACTTCCTGTTTGAAGGCCTCGGGTTCTCCCAGTCCCTCGTCGGCATCGCTAACGCCGTGCCCAACCTCGTCGCCCTCATACTCGCCCTCCCCTTGGCTCGCCTCTCGGAACGCACCGGGTACGTCCGCATGATGCGGATGGGGGCATTCGCCGCCGGCTTGGGTCTCCTGGGGCTGGCTCTTTCACACAGCATCGTTCCCGCTATGGCATCGGTGTTTCTCATCGGACTCGGCGGCATGGCCTTCTGGGTCGTGCCGAGTCCGCTGATGACCGCACTCGAGCCGCAGGCGAACCGCACCTACCTGTTCTCGGCACAGTTCGCGGCGAATCTCGTCGCCGGATTCTTCGGCAGTCTCGCGGGAGGCTGGCTCCCCTCGTTCTTCGCCAAGATCGGCGGCTTCGATCCGAAGAGCCTCCAGGCGATTCAATGGACGGTCATGGTCGCCGCGGTGCTCTACCTGATCACCGCGCTCCCCCTTTGGAAGCTCACCGAAGTCAGACCGGCGGAACCGATGGAGGGAAAGCTGTGGCACATCCCTCGTCCCGCCAGGAGGATCATCCTGATCCTGCTCGTGCCAAACATCTTCATCGGTCTCGGAGCAGGGCTGATCATCCCGTTCCTCAACATCTTCGTCGAGGGCAAATTCGGAGTTTCCTATGCAACCCTCGGCGCCGTCTTCGCATGGTCCCAGCTGGGTATGGCAATCGCCGTGATGCTCCAGCCGATCATCGCAGAGCGGTTTGGCAAAACCGTGAGCATCGTGATCGTCCAGACACTGTCACTGCCGTTCATCACGATGCTGGGTTTCTCCGGCAGCTTCGCTGCGGTTGCCATCGCGCTGTTCGTCCGATCGGCGTTGATGAACGCAGCCAACCCGATCTACGCCGAGTTCACGATGGGACAGGTCAGGGAAGCATGGCGTCCGTCGCTTGCGGCGGCCGAGGCGATGGTCTGGACGGCCGGGTGGACCGTCGGACCGTTGTTGTCGGGCTGGATCAGAAGCAAGCTCGGGTTCGACGTGGGCTTCAACGTGCTGTTCGTGGCGATGTTGATCCTCTACGGCGCCGGTATCGCGTACACGTGGCTCGTGCTGCGCCCGATCGAGAAGGCAGGCCGCCCGTCAGACGCCCACCCGGGTACTGCGCCGCTCGAGTAG
- the sucC gene encoding ADP-forming succinate--CoA ligase subunit beta, whose protein sequence is MDLLEYQGKSLFARIGVPVPDGRAATTAEEARDAARDLGGTVVVKAQVQVGGRGKAGGIKLAETPDEAYERADEILGMDIKGHTVHRVWIEQASKIKAEYYASFTLDRSAKKHLGMISAKGGMDIERVAVTEPEAVVKVHIDPVIGLPNWLATEMVYRAKLDPEAARGSIALLKKLYQAFVEFDCDLVEVNPMILTEDGQVMALDAKVTLDENGFFRHKGFPEFAKEHVIPPVERMAKDRGLNFIKLDGDVGIIGNGAGLVMSTLDVVSLVGGKAANFLDVGGGAGADTITNALEVLMEDASVKTVLINIFGGITRCDLVAQGVLEAFESLDLPWPIVVRLDGTNAGEGRETLAKVQSDKLIPAATMREAAEKAVQLAGGEVA, encoded by the coding sequence GTGGACCTTCTGGAATACCAGGGGAAGTCCTTGTTCGCCCGAATCGGGGTACCCGTCCCCGATGGTCGGGCAGCCACCACCGCCGAGGAGGCACGGGATGCCGCCCGTGATCTCGGCGGAACCGTAGTGGTCAAGGCACAGGTACAGGTAGGCGGACGGGGCAAGGCCGGCGGCATCAAGCTCGCCGAGACCCCCGACGAGGCGTACGAACGGGCCGATGAGATCCTCGGCATGGACATCAAAGGTCACACCGTCCATCGCGTATGGATTGAGCAAGCTTCCAAGATCAAGGCGGAGTACTACGCATCGTTCACGCTGGACCGCTCGGCCAAGAAGCACCTCGGGATGATCAGCGCCAAAGGTGGCATGGACATCGAACGCGTCGCAGTCACCGAACCGGAAGCGGTTGTGAAGGTGCACATCGACCCGGTCATCGGCCTGCCGAACTGGCTTGCCACCGAGATGGTCTATCGCGCCAAACTCGACCCGGAAGCCGCCCGCGGCTCCATCGCCCTGTTGAAGAAGCTCTACCAGGCGTTCGTCGAGTTCGACTGTGACCTCGTCGAGGTCAACCCGATGATCCTCACAGAGGATGGCCAGGTGATGGCGCTGGACGCCAAGGTGACGCTCGACGAGAACGGCTTCTTTCGGCACAAGGGCTTTCCGGAGTTCGCCAAGGAGCACGTCATCCCGCCGGTCGAACGAATGGCGAAGGACCGCGGGTTGAACTTCATCAAGCTCGACGGGGACGTGGGCATCATCGGCAACGGAGCCGGTCTCGTGATGTCGACCCTCGACGTCGTGTCGCTCGTCGGTGGCAAGGCAGCGAACTTCCTCGACGTCGGCGGCGGCGCCGGTGCCGACACGATCACGAACGCCCTCGAAGTCCTCATGGAGGACGCGTCGGTCAAGACCGTGTTGATCAACATCTTCGGCGGTATCACCCGCTGTGACCTTGTCGCACAGGGTGTCCTCGAGGCGTTCGAGAGTCTCGATCTCCCGTGGCCGATCGTTGTCCGTCTCGATGGGACGAACGCGGGAGAAGGGCGAGAAACCCTTGCCAAGGTGCAGTCAGACAAGCTCATTCCCGCGGCGACGATGCGGGAGGCAGCCGAGAAAGCCGTGCAACTGGCAGGCGGGGAGGTGGCCTGA
- the tal gene encoding transaldolase: protein MSNLHAVAAQGQSIWLDSISQELLKPAGLPRMMKDDAITGVTSNPSIFAAAIMGSADYDRPLGDMAARGASTDEIYTALVTGDIQAACDVMRPVFDRTDGVDGYVSVEVSPDLAHDTAATVAEAREWVKRVDRPNLLIKVPATAEGIPAVRQLITEGTSVNVTLIFALERYREVMEAYLSGLEGLAAVGGDVSRVASVASFFVSRVDTEVDTRLEGIGTDDALALRGKAAIANARAAYGAFLEMFSGDRWEALTDKGARIQRPLWASTSTKNPAYRDVMYVEDLVAPDTVNTVPISTIDAYQDHGSSDPKVFTSADIAAAVATLDQLASVGIDYDDVVQVLEDEGVRKFADAYHQLLASIDEKRLALAG from the coding sequence ATGTCAAACCTGCACGCCGTCGCCGCCCAGGGCCAGAGCATCTGGCTCGACTCCATATCCCAAGAGCTCCTCAAACCCGCCGGCTTGCCGCGAATGATGAAGGACGACGCCATCACCGGCGTCACCTCCAATCCATCGATCTTCGCCGCGGCGATCATGGGGTCGGCCGACTACGACAGACCACTTGGCGACATGGCCGCTCGCGGCGCATCGACCGACGAGATCTACACCGCCCTCGTCACCGGCGACATCCAGGCCGCCTGCGACGTGATGCGTCCCGTGTTCGACCGCACGGACGGTGTCGACGGATACGTGTCGGTCGAAGTGTCACCGGACCTGGCCCACGACACCGCTGCAACGGTCGCCGAGGCGCGCGAGTGGGTGAAGCGGGTCGACAGACCGAACCTACTGATCAAGGTACCCGCGACCGCCGAAGGTATCCCTGCCGTCCGTCAACTCATCACCGAAGGAACCTCGGTGAACGTGACCCTGATCTTCGCCCTCGAACGGTACCGGGAGGTCATGGAGGCATACCTGAGCGGCCTCGAAGGCCTCGCCGCCGTCGGTGGCGACGTGTCACGTGTCGCATCGGTGGCGTCGTTCTTCGTGTCCCGTGTCGATACCGAGGTCGACACGCGCCTCGAGGGCATAGGAACCGATGACGCCCTGGCGCTGCGTGGCAAGGCTGCGATCGCCAACGCCCGAGCCGCGTATGGCGCGTTCCTCGAGATGTTCTCGGGAGATCGCTGGGAGGCGCTCACGGACAAGGGTGCCCGCATCCAGCGTCCCCTCTGGGCAAGTACCTCGACCAAGAACCCTGCCTACCGCGATGTCATGTACGTGGAAGATCTCGTTGCGCCAGATACGGTCAACACCGTGCCCATCTCCACGATCGACGCGTACCAGGACCATGGCAGCTCCGACCCCAAGGTGTTCACGAGCGCCGATATCGCCGCCGCCGTTGCGACCCTCGACCAGCTCGCGTCGGTCGGCATCGACTACGACGACGTGGTACAGGTTCTCGAGGACGAGGGCGTGCGCAAGTTCGCCGACGCCTATCACCAGCTCCTCGCCTCGATCGACGAGAAACGGTTGGCGCTGGCCGGCTAA
- the folD gene encoding bifunctional methylenetetrahydrofolate dehydrogenase/methenyltetrahydrofolate cyclohydrolase FolD has product MSARILDGKEVAAAVREEVAAMVAAIPKEVGLATVLVGDDPASHVYVRSKRRTAGKVGITSIHNEVPADVTQEDLEALVLRLNADPAVDGIIVQLPLPDHLDEQRITSLIDPGKDVDGLHPYNLGLLALERPKLVPCTPQGVMRILDYYGIETSGARAVIVGRSFLVGRPLGLLLGLKGTDATVTMAHSRTRDLSAVTREADILVAAVGRAKMIGAGDVKPGATVIDVGINRTEEGLVGDVDFDAVVEVAGSITPVPGGVGPMTVAMLMRNTAIAARSHVG; this is encoded by the coding sequence TTGAGTGCCCGCATACTCGACGGAAAAGAAGTGGCAGCGGCGGTTCGCGAAGAAGTCGCCGCGATGGTTGCGGCGATACCGAAAGAAGTGGGACTGGCCACGGTCCTGGTCGGCGATGACCCGGCCTCCCATGTGTACGTGCGCAGCAAACGCCGGACCGCAGGCAAGGTCGGCATCACCTCGATCCACAATGAGGTCCCGGCCGATGTCACCCAGGAGGACCTCGAAGCGCTCGTGCTCCGGCTCAACGCGGACCCCGCTGTCGACGGAATCATCGTGCAACTTCCGCTGCCCGACCATCTCGATGAACAGAGGATCACCTCGCTGATCGACCCTGGAAAGGACGTCGACGGGCTTCATCCCTACAACCTTGGTCTCCTCGCCTTGGAACGGCCCAAGTTGGTGCCGTGCACCCCTCAGGGCGTGATGCGCATCCTCGACTACTACGGCATCGAGACGTCGGGTGCTCGGGCGGTGATTGTGGGACGGTCCTTCCTCGTGGGACGTCCGCTCGGTCTCCTACTGGGGCTCAAGGGCACCGACGCGACTGTCACGATGGCGCACTCTCGGACTCGCGACCTGAGCGCGGTCACCCGGGAGGCAGACATCCTCGTGGCTGCCGTCGGCAGGGCGAAGATGATCGGAGCGGGCGACGTGAAACCGGGAGCCACGGTCATCGATGTCGGAATCAACCGCACCGAGGAAGGACTCGTCGGCGACGTCGATTTCGACGCGGTCGTCGAAGTGGCCGGATCGATCACTCCGGTCCCCGGAGGGGTGGGCCCGATGACCGTTGCCATGCTCATGCGCAACACCGCGATTGCAGCCCGATCACACGTGGGATAA
- the sucD gene encoding succinate--CoA ligase subunit alpha — protein sequence MAIIIDENTKVVVQGLTGKEGQFHALRNRDYGTNVVAGTRPGKGGEEVSGIPIFDTVAQAVEATGANTSLIFVPPPFAADAVLEAAASGVDVIVCITEGIPAQDEAKVFNYLKQTTPDTVLIGPNCPGLISPGKSNVGIMPDSITAPGNIGVVSRSGTLTYQAVHELTTHGLGQTTCIGIGGDPVPGTTFIDVLARFQDDPDTEGIVMIGEIGGDAEEQAAEFIREYVTKPVVAYIAGVTAPKGKKMGHAGAIISGSKGTAAAKMEALEAVGVTVLDDPTMIGVAMKGLLGS from the coding sequence ATGGCGATCATCATCGATGAAAACACCAAGGTGGTCGTGCAGGGTCTGACCGGCAAAGAGGGTCAGTTCCACGCGCTGCGCAACCGTGACTATGGGACGAACGTGGTCGCCGGAACCCGTCCTGGCAAGGGTGGCGAGGAAGTATCCGGCATCCCGATCTTCGATACGGTCGCCCAGGCCGTTGAAGCCACAGGCGCGAACACGTCGCTGATCTTCGTTCCGCCGCCGTTCGCTGCAGACGCCGTCCTTGAAGCTGCCGCTTCGGGTGTGGATGTGATCGTGTGCATCACCGAGGGCATCCCCGCCCAGGACGAGGCGAAGGTCTTCAACTACCTGAAGCAGACGACGCCGGACACGGTGTTGATCGGCCCGAACTGTCCCGGGCTCATCTCACCCGGGAAGTCCAACGTCGGCATCATGCCCGATTCGATCACAGCACCTGGGAACATTGGCGTCGTGTCGCGCTCCGGTACGCTCACGTACCAGGCTGTGCATGAACTTACGACCCATGGACTCGGCCAGACGACCTGTATCGGCATCGGGGGAGACCCGGTGCCCGGTACGACCTTCATCGATGTTCTGGCCCGGTTCCAGGATGATCCGGATACCGAAGGGATCGTCATGATCGGCGAGATCGGCGGAGATGCCGAGGAGCAGGCAGCCGAGTTCATTAGAGAGTACGTCACCAAACCGGTGGTTGCCTATATCGCCGGAGTCACCGCACCGAAGGGCAAGAAGATGGGCCACGCCGGTGCGATCATCTCCGGGTCCAAGGGCACCGCGGCCGCCAAGATGGAGGCGCTGGAGGCCGTTGGCGTCACCGTCCTCGACGATCCGACGATGATCGGTGTGGCCATGAAGGGGCTGCTCGGATCCTGA
- a CDS encoding LemA family protein produces the protein MRETVTVFIIIVAVLVVWFFGMYNRLVKLRNRTDNAWSQIDVQLKRRYDLIPNLVETVKGYASHEKSTFEQVVAARNRAMAAGDVKEKAQAENMLTAALRQLFALAEAYPELKASMNFSELQEQLTDTEDKIAIARQIYNDAVLSLNNRVQTVPSNIVAGIAGFKTREYFDAPDEADQAPQVSF, from the coding sequence GTGAGGGAAACCGTGACTGTGTTCATCATCATCGTTGCCGTGCTGGTCGTGTGGTTTTTCGGCATGTACAACCGCCTGGTCAAGCTTCGCAACCGCACCGACAACGCGTGGTCACAGATCGATGTGCAACTCAAACGTAGGTACGACTTGATTCCTAATCTCGTAGAGACGGTCAAGGGGTATGCATCTCACGAGAAGTCCACGTTTGAGCAGGTTGTGGCCGCTCGTAACCGAGCGATGGCAGCGGGAGATGTGAAGGAGAAGGCCCAGGCCGAGAACATGCTGACTGCCGCCCTCCGGCAACTGTTCGCACTCGCCGAGGCGTATCCGGAGCTCAAGGCGAGTATGAACTTCTCCGAACTGCAGGAACAGCTCACCGACACGGAGGACAAGATCGCGATTGCTCGCCAGATCTACAACGACGCGGTGCTGAGTCTCAACAACCGGGTCCAGACCGTTCCGTCCAACATCGTGGCCGGCATTGCGGGGTTCAAGACACGCGAGTACTTCGACGCGCCCGACGAGGCCGATCAGGCGCCTCAGGTGAGTTTCTGA